In Sporosarcina psychrophila, a genomic segment contains:
- a CDS encoding S66 family peptidase: MLKKPKKLQPGDKIATVSPSWGGAGDSELRWRYDQGVKRVESIFGLEVLPMPNSLKGSEYLYEHPQARAEDLMTAFKDKSIKGIFANIGGEESIRLLPYIDFNIIRKNPKIFMGYSDVTITHLFCHKAGISSFYGPAILTDFAENVEMDSYTIDMLKRILFSDDVIGKIKPALKWTSERLEWHERNKNRRRKMLPNHGYEVLQGSGVVQGRLIGGCIEVLEFAKGTEIWPEQKHWKDSILFFETSEEKPEPSFIKYWLRNYAAQGILQMANGIVFGKPQDEKYYESYKEVILQVMKEYGLEYLPILYNLNFGHTEPKIVLPYGVMAKINCDKGTFSILESGVE, from the coding sequence TTGCTAAAAAAACCAAAGAAACTGCAACCAGGAGATAAAATTGCAACAGTAAGTCCTTCTTGGGGAGGGGCAGGTGATTCAGAACTTAGATGGCGTTATGACCAAGGGGTTAAAAGAGTAGAAAGTATTTTTGGCCTTGAGGTCCTCCCGATGCCGAATAGTTTGAAAGGTTCAGAGTACCTTTATGAACATCCACAGGCTCGTGCAGAAGATCTAATGACGGCATTTAAGGATAAGAGCATTAAAGGAATCTTTGCGAATATTGGTGGGGAAGAAAGTATTCGTTTACTTCCATATATTGATTTCAACATAATACGAAAAAACCCGAAAATATTCATGGGTTATTCTGATGTGACGATTACTCATCTGTTTTGCCATAAAGCAGGTATATCTTCTTTTTATGGTCCGGCGATTTTAACTGATTTCGCTGAAAACGTTGAGATGGATTCCTATACAATTGATATGTTGAAGCGGATACTTTTTTCTGATGATGTTATCGGTAAAATTAAACCAGCTCTAAAATGGACGAGTGAGCGTTTGGAATGGCATGAAAGGAATAAGAATAGACGCCGGAAAATGCTACCAAATCATGGATATGAAGTGCTTCAAGGGTCGGGAGTTGTACAAGGAAGATTGATTGGTGGGTGTATCGAAGTACTAGAATTCGCGAAGGGTACAGAGATTTGGCCCGAACAGAAGCATTGGAAGGACAGCATTCTGTTCTTCGAAACATCGGAGGAAAAGCCCGAACCTAGTTTTATAAAATACTGGTTGCGTAATTATGCTGCACAAGGTATTCTTCAAATGGCAAATGGCATCGTTTTTGGGAAACCACAGGACGAAAAATATTATGAATCCTATAAAGAAGTTATTCTTCAGGTCATGAAAGAGTATGGCTTAGAGTATTTACCGATTCTCTATAATTTGAATTTCGGCCACACAGAACCAAAAATTGTTTTGCCCTACGGTGTGATGGCAAAGATCAATTGCGATAAGGGGACTTTTTCGATTTTGGAGAGCGGGGTAGAATGA
- a CDS encoding HAD family hydrolase produces the protein MIKAIIFDFDGTLANTLPICYYAFQCVFNEFDSRDISIEEIKAMFGPSETGIIRENLSNSNKDEAIELYYAKYSERHNQLVTPHKEIVDLVKHLKEVGLKIGIFTGKAKRSLDISLKALQMEGLFEVIITGDDVNKPKPDPEGLLKALSLLGVESSEALFIGDSDADIDAGVQANVHTVGVQWLPDYHSMEFTIEPDAIFKSVTEFIDSMKIGVTNEY, from the coding sequence ATTATCAAAGCGATTATATTTGATTTTGATGGGACTTTAGCGAATACCTTACCCATTTGTTATTATGCTTTTCAGTGTGTCTTCAATGAGTTTGATAGTAGAGATATTTCCATAGAAGAAATAAAGGCAATGTTTGGCCCGTCAGAAACTGGGATTATTCGAGAGAACCTATCCAATAGTAATAAAGACGAAGCTATTGAGTTGTACTATGCAAAGTACTCTGAACGCCATAACCAATTAGTTACACCACATAAGGAAATTGTTGATCTAGTAAAGCACTTAAAAGAAGTAGGACTCAAAATTGGGATCTTTACTGGAAAGGCAAAAAGAAGTTTAGATATATCTTTGAAAGCTTTACAGATGGAGGGGCTGTTTGAAGTCATCATAACAGGGGATGATGTGAACAAACCAAAACCTGATCCAGAAGGGTTATTAAAAGCTTTATCTCTTTTAGGTGTCGAAAGCAGTGAGGCACTATTTATCGGAGATAGTGATGCAGACATAGATGCTGGCGTTCAAGCGAATGTACATACTGTAGGCGTCCAATGGTTACCTGATTATCATTCAATGGAATTTACGATTGAACCTGATGCTATCTTTAAAAGTGTAACAGAATTCATTGATTCTATGAAAATTGGTGTCACTAATGAGTACTAA
- a CDS encoding NUDIX hydrolase, with protein sequence MSTKWLEWAKRIQAISQSGLTFSKDMYDIERYEELRMISAEIMEEHTGVEMQKIKDLFMNETGYQTPKVDVRGVVFKDNTILMVKENMDNRWSLPGGFCDIGLSPSENIIKEIKEESGYVVVPTKLLALFDKNKHPHPPQPYHYYKVFIQCEIVGGIPATGIETSGIQFFSENNIPDLSEDRVIESQIKTLFEFSRAPDKETLFD encoded by the coding sequence ATGAGTACTAAATGGTTGGAATGGGCGAAGAGAATACAAGCAATATCTCAATCAGGATTAACCTTTTCAAAAGACATGTATGATATCGAGCGTTATGAAGAATTACGCATGATTAGTGCAGAAATCATGGAAGAACACACAGGGGTAGAAATGCAAAAAATCAAGGATTTATTTATGAATGAAACAGGTTATCAAACCCCTAAAGTCGATGTTCGTGGAGTAGTTTTTAAAGATAATACGATATTAATGGTAAAAGAAAATATGGATAATAGATGGTCTTTACCTGGTGGTTTTTGCGATATAGGGTTGTCGCCGTCTGAAAATATTATAAAGGAAATAAAAGAAGAATCTGGCTATGTTGTAGTTCCTACGAAACTGCTTGCTTTGTTCGATAAAAATAAACATCCGCATCCTCCTCAACCGTATCATTATTATAAAGTTTTTATTCAGTGTGAAATTGTTGGAGGCATTCCAGCTACCGGAATCGAAACGAGTGGTATACAGTTTTTCTCTGAAAACAATATACCAGATCTTTCTGAAGATAGAGTGATAGAGTCACAAATAAAAACACTTTTTGAATTTTCAAGGGCCCCTGATAAAGAGACGTTGTTTGATTAA
- a CDS encoding GrpB family protein → MRIVEVKPYDEQWVSNFEEESHKLHEIFGSEIIDVHHIGSTSVIGLLAKPIIDIMPVVRDINRIDEFYKAMVAIGYDPKGENGIPERRYFQNGGDNRTHHVHIYEWGNSEIERHLAFRDYLRAHPDVAQNYGDLKEKLSQRFPYDIESYIKGKEQLALEIDRKALAWYS, encoded by the coding sequence ATGAGAATAGTTGAAGTTAAACCTTATGATGAACAATGGGTTTCAAACTTTGAAGAAGAGTCCCATAAATTGCATGAGATTTTCGGTTCTGAAATTATCGATGTGCACCATATCGGCAGCACGTCTGTAATTGGACTGCTGGCAAAGCCCATTATAGATATAATGCCGGTAGTGAGGGACATTAATCGAATTGATGAATTTTACAAGGCAATGGTTGCCATTGGCTATGATCCAAAGGGGGAAAATGGTATACCCGAACGTCGATACTTCCAAAACGGAGGAGACAATCGAACTCATCATGTTCATATTTATGAATGGGGGAATTCTGAAATTGAACGTCATCTTGCATTTCGGGATTACTTACGGGCACACCCAGATGTTGCTCAAAATTATGGCGATTTAAAAGAGAAGCTGTCTCAACGTTTTCCTTATGATATTGAATCATACATTAAAGGAAAAGAACAACTAGCATTGGAGATTGATAGAAAAGCGCTAGCTTGGTATAGTTGA
- a CDS encoding GNAT family N-acetyltransferase: MKINKQEINVNGATYIIRSAIHKDARALSEIRLQIDEETQNLDREKGEDFIDIQGFEQLIKADIENKRNLFLVAVVHDRIVGFSRCEGNQLKRFAHKVEFGVCVLKDYWGYGIGKNLLKESIAWTDSNGIKKITLNVLETNEKAINLYKQFGFKTEGILENDKVLSDGLYYNTLVMGRFNV, encoded by the coding sequence ATGAAAATTAACAAGCAAGAAATTAATGTTAACGGGGCGACCTATATAATTAGGTCTGCAATACATAAAGATGCTCGGGCTTTGTCTGAAATTAGATTACAGATTGATGAAGAAACTCAAAACCTTGACAGAGAAAAAGGTGAGGATTTCATAGATATACAAGGTTTTGAACAATTAATCAAAGCAGACATAGAAAATAAAAGGAACCTTTTTTTAGTTGCTGTAGTACATGATAGGATTGTCGGTTTTTCAAGATGTGAAGGAAATCAATTGAAACGTTTTGCTCATAAAGTAGAATTTGGTGTCTGTGTTTTAAAAGATTATTGGGGCTATGGCATTGGCAAAAATCTTTTAAAAGAGTCCATCGCTTGGACTGACTCAAATGGAATTAAAAAAATAACCTTAAATGTTCTTGAAACAAATGAAAAAGCGATAAACCTTTATAAACAGTTTGGTTTTAAAACCGAAGGCATTCTAGAAAATGACAAAGTCCTTTCCGACGGCCTATACTACAATACCTTAGTTATGGGAAGATTTAACGTATGA
- a CDS encoding sigma-70 family RNA polymerase sigma factor, with translation MEELIVGAFEIEDKVVLMDEIMNRHGQDILRLVYSYVSNKEVAEDLTQDIFIKCYKSLHTYSGKSTLRTWLWRIAINHCKDFLKSWYNRNVIITEDEPTHNRTTKEMIEEVVIQQEEDDQLISAIMTLPIKYREVIYLYYYEELLIKEIALVTEVGGNTVKTRLRRAKELLKERLEE, from the coding sequence ATGGAAGAATTGATCGTTGGAGCGTTTGAAATAGAAGACAAGGTAGTACTAATGGATGAAATTATGAATCGGCATGGACAGGATATATTAAGGCTTGTTTATTCTTATGTCAGTAATAAAGAGGTAGCAGAGGATTTAACGCAGGATATCTTTATAAAATGTTATAAATCTCTTCATACATACAGTGGCAAATCAACGTTAAGAACATGGTTGTGGCGAATTGCTATTAATCATTGTAAGGACTTCCTAAAAAGCTGGTATAACAGGAATGTCATTATTACCGAAGATGAACCAACACATAATAGGACTACAAAAGAAATGATTGAAGAGGTCGTGATCCAGCAGGAAGAGGATGACCAATTAATCTCTGCAATCATGACACTGCCCATTAAATACCGAGAAGTGATTTATCTTTATTATTACGAGGAATTGCTAATCAAAGAAATCGCCTTGGTCACTGAAGTGGGCGGAAATACTGTTAAAACTAGACTTAGACGTGCTAAGGAGCTTTTAAAAGAACGATTGGAGGAATAA
- a CDS encoding PadR family transcriptional regulator, producing the protein MDDSLKGLKKSMDASTFSQLNFTEQHRKGIRDKISKSDDSEEDILLAVMQLLVYEKTGYELVNFLRGRGIRKFEDNEGSLYALLHKLEQDGSLQSGWNESTIKYYQLNNKGRKLLRKTEKQSTTKRFNRKGLVEG; encoded by the coding sequence ATGGATGATAGTTTAAAAGGGCTGAAAAAATCAATGGATGCTAGTACATTTAGCCAACTCAATTTTACCGAGCAACATCGCAAGGGAATTCGGGACAAAATCAGCAAAAGTGATGACAGTGAAGAAGACATCTTATTAGCCGTTATGCAACTGCTAGTTTATGAAAAAACGGGCTATGAATTGGTGAATTTCTTGCGCGGACGGGGAATTCGTAAATTTGAGGATAATGAAGGAAGCTTATATGCCTTGTTGCACAAGCTAGAACAGGATGGCAGTTTACAATCCGGCTGGAATGAGTCGACTATTAAATATTATCAATTAAACAATAAAGGTAGGAAGTTATTACGAAAAACAGAGAAACAGTCTACAACTAAACGGTTTAATCGGAAAGGATTAGTGGAGGGGTGA
- a CDS encoding FtsW/RodA/SpoVE family cell cycle protein — protein sequence MGKRRLSFLNEVRDQIKSREAKDFVEIELDYHIKEAKSHLLTKGIDETEAEEKAVGQMGSPVMLGQQLNKLHRPKVDWLTVVLLITTMGIGFLPLFSLGYMNNGHFAIYKIIFVLLGAGGALGLMLINYRELEKLGWLFYTIGVLVLIMIKALSKGFVFGTSVVEIGPVTIESVMSIPFFFLAWASFINNKRLKIWHLGMLFVLSFYLLFTIPSTSTAYIYTVMVFAMVWWSKYSRKTILVITILTSSSFIIFGLILWPLLAFYQKLRLLEFINPEKYPTATTLYIKERMSQAGWFGNSMNKETIVDAHTNFVFVSFTYHYGWLFGIALVVLLSLFASRIVVVLRKIKDPYGKLLLIGAIALYTIQFVSNIGMSLGYFPMISMSLPFISYGLMPILLNAFLIGVVLSVYRRKDLTSSRFSHIESGEI from the coding sequence GTGGGAAAAAGAAGACTATCATTTTTAAACGAAGTTAGGGATCAAATTAAATCCAGAGAGGCAAAGGATTTTGTAGAGATAGAATTAGATTATCACATAAAAGAAGCGAAGAGTCACTTGTTAACGAAAGGGATAGATGAGACAGAGGCAGAAGAAAAAGCTGTCGGGCAAATGGGAAGTCCGGTAATGCTTGGTCAACAGCTGAACAAGCTTCATCGGCCAAAGGTGGATTGGCTGACAGTCGTTTTATTGATAACCACTATGGGGATAGGGTTTTTGCCACTGTTTTCTCTTGGTTATATGAATAATGGACATTTTGCAATTTATAAGATCATCTTTGTCCTTCTCGGTGCTGGGGGAGCTTTAGGGTTAATGTTGATTAACTATAGGGAATTGGAAAAGTTAGGATGGTTGTTTTACACAATAGGAGTGCTTGTCCTCATAATGATAAAAGCTCTTTCTAAAGGCTTTGTATTTGGGACATCTGTAGTAGAGATTGGCCCAGTAACAATTGAAAGCGTAATGTCTATTCCGTTCTTTTTCCTTGCATGGGCATCCTTTATCAATAACAAAAGGTTGAAAATTTGGCATTTGGGCATGTTGTTTGTCCTTTCTTTTTATTTACTCTTTACGATACCTAGTACTTCAACTGCCTATATATACACTGTCATGGTGTTTGCGATGGTTTGGTGGAGCAAATATAGTAGGAAAACTATTCTCGTAATTACGATACTAACGTCTAGTTCATTCATTATTTTTGGCTTAATCCTTTGGCCGTTATTAGCATTTTATCAGAAACTAAGGTTACTGGAATTTATCAATCCAGAAAAATATCCAACTGCTACGACATTGTACATTAAAGAGCGAATGTCCCAAGCAGGATGGTTTGGTAATTCAATGAATAAAGAGACCATAGTAGATGCTCACACCAATTTTGTTTTTGTGAGTTTTACTTATCATTATGGTTGGCTTTTTGGCATTGCACTTGTTGTACTTCTTTCGCTGTTTGCAAGTAGGATAGTGGTTGTCTTGCGTAAAATCAAGGATCCATATGGGAAACTTCTACTGATTGGTGCGATTGCTCTTTATACAATCCAGTTTGTTAGCAATATTGGAATGTCACTCGGATACTTTCCGATGATCTCTATGTCATTGCCATTCATCAGTTATGGATTAATGCCAATTCTATTGAATGCCTTTTTAATTGGGGTCGTATTAAGTGTCTATCGAAGGAAAGATTTGACGTCGAGTCGTTTTAGTCATATTGAAAGTGGGGAAATTTAG
- the proC gene encoding pyrroline-5-carboxylate reductase, with translation MKTIVFIGAGSMAEAVIAGIVEQGAVVPHNVFVMNRSDDERLLSLHNKYGVSIVCKEKEALKNADLVVLATKPKDIHQAMADALPYLDDKTAVLSVIAGVSIQTIENGLGARPIARSMPNTSATIGKSASGIAWNHAISEELKKHILGLLESIGMVKEVEEDDLHAVTALSGSGPAYVYYLAEALEEAAIGKGLSKDIARALIIQTLEGAAAMLKETGTEPAELRKNVTSPGGTTEAGLNALENGMFKETIAQCIGKAEARSRELGAQS, from the coding sequence ATGAAAACGATTGTATTTATAGGTGCCGGTTCTATGGCAGAAGCTGTTATTGCAGGAATTGTGGAACAAGGTGCAGTGGTACCTCATAATGTTTTTGTTATGAATAGATCTGATGATGAAAGGCTACTTTCATTACACAATAAATATGGTGTATCCATTGTCTGCAAGGAAAAAGAGGCGCTGAAAAATGCAGATCTCGTCGTTCTTGCGACGAAACCAAAAGATATCCATCAGGCGATGGCGGATGCACTTCCTTATTTGGATGATAAAACAGCGGTTTTGTCGGTTATTGCAGGCGTTTCAATTCAGACAATCGAAAATGGTCTTGGTGCAAGACCTATCGCACGCTCCATGCCAAATACCTCCGCTACAATCGGAAAATCTGCCAGTGGTATCGCGTGGAATCATGCGATTAGCGAGGAGTTGAAAAAACATATCCTCGGTCTCTTAGAGTCAATCGGAATGGTGAAAGAAGTAGAAGAAGATGACTTACATGCCGTCACTGCTCTTTCCGGTAGCGGCCCTGCATATGTCTATTATTTAGCAGAAGCACTTGAGGAAGCAGCGATCGGTAAAGGTCTTTCAAAAGACATTGCGCGCGCGCTTATCATCCAAACGCTTGAAGGCGCAGCGGCAATGTTGAAAGAAACAGGTACAGAGCCCGCGGAATTACGGAAAAACGTGACGAGCCCAGGTGGAACTACGGAAGCTGGATTGAATGCGTTGGAGAACGGAATGTTCAAAGAAACGATTGCGCAATGTATCGGAAAAGCGGAGGCGCGTTCTCGTGAGTTAGGGGCGCAGTCTTAA
- a CDS encoding Lar family restriction alleviation protein, whose translation MSSLENNERVEAMIVEQTEVNKCSSCGGNTVFDPSSGTLKCPFCGSEKEITTSRENTIELDFLQALEKEDHSWDDEKRVFKCGNCGAETLLDKDKVADFCSFCGSSHIAVTENHAGIKPALVLPFQITKDVAVEKFKVWMKKKYFAPSKLIQSYKLDHLAGAYIPYWTFDSQTNSSYVVQIGTYYYVTKTRTVIEDGKPKQVTEQVRKIRWRTEHGHYSKFFDDVLVKASRNVASGLIDKVEPFHLNGLVDYKMDYLSGFLAEKYSIPLKDGWNDAKVVIDDGITSGIHGRVHGDVVNIVSVSTDYDSITYKHILLPLWISSFQFNNKVYRFLVNGQTGKVSGKSPVSAVKVSIAVGIVIAIMIAIYFILKMT comes from the coding sequence GTGTCCAGTTTAGAAAACAATGAGCGTGTGGAAGCGATGATAGTTGAACAAACGGAAGTGAATAAATGCTCTTCCTGCGGTGGTAATACAGTTTTTGACCCTTCAAGTGGAACACTTAAATGCCCATTTTGTGGGAGTGAAAAAGAAATCACGACATCGCGAGAAAACACGATTGAACTTGATTTCTTACAGGCACTAGAAAAAGAAGACCACAGTTGGGATGATGAAAAGCGAGTTTTCAAATGTGGAAATTGTGGTGCCGAAACCCTTTTAGATAAAGATAAGGTAGCAGATTTTTGCTCGTTTTGTGGATCGTCGCATATTGCGGTAACGGAAAACCACGCAGGTATCAAACCAGCTTTGGTCCTCCCCTTTCAAATTACAAAAGACGTAGCGGTCGAAAAATTCAAGGTGTGGATGAAAAAGAAATATTTTGCTCCTTCCAAGCTGATCCAATCGTATAAATTAGACCATTTGGCTGGTGCTTATATTCCTTACTGGACGTTCGATTCTCAGACGAATTCATCCTACGTCGTACAAATTGGTACGTATTATTATGTTACAAAAACACGGACTGTAATTGAAGATGGCAAACCCAAACAAGTAACAGAACAAGTGAGAAAAATCAGGTGGCGTACAGAACATGGTCATTATAGCAAGTTCTTCGATGATGTATTGGTGAAAGCTTCACGTAATGTGGCCAGTGGATTGATTGATAAAGTGGAACCTTTTCATCTAAATGGACTTGTTGATTATAAAATGGACTATTTATCTGGATTTTTGGCAGAAAAGTATTCAATTCCATTGAAGGATGGATGGAATGATGCCAAAGTTGTCATAGACGATGGAATTACAAGTGGTATACACGGCAGAGTTCATGGCGATGTTGTTAATATAGTCAGTGTCTCCACCGACTATGACAGCATTACCTACAAACACATTCTATTGCCTTTATGGATTTCATCATTCCAGTTCAACAATAAGGTCTATCGCTTCCTCGTCAATGGACAAACTGGCAAAGTAAGCGGGAAATCCCCTGTGAGTGCCGTGAAAGTATCGATTGCCGTAGGGATAGTTATTGCGATTATGATTGCGATTTACTTTATCTTGAAAATGACCTAA
- a CDS encoding SPFH domain-containing protein, translating into MGLFGFFKSQFIEVIEWTDQNASTMVYRFPVQNNEIKMGAELTVRESQVAIFVNEGEIADVFGPGRHLLYTQNMPILTKLKSWKFGFDSPFKAEVYFVNTKQFINQKWGTSNPIMMRDSEFGVIRLRGYGIYSYRVSEPVVFLKELFGTSASYDTSSIEGQLKKMVLSGLTDLFAESNIAALDLAMNYDELSEKGKEKMKQRFSTFGFEITSLYIENLSLPEEVEKVLDRKTAMGVIGNMNQYQQYQAAEAIRDAAQNEGGGLAGAGAGIGAGAAIGSVMANALQGNHQQTNSPSAPKPEKMTCPHCQALINTNAKFCGECGETVQKQKVPCISCQAAINEDAKFCGECGAKKVTEKTCAKCGKVNAPNTKFCGDCGDNLQQ; encoded by the coding sequence ATGGGATTATTCGGATTTTTCAAAAGTCAATTTATTGAAGTCATTGAATGGACGGACCAAAACGCAAGTACAATGGTTTACCGCTTCCCCGTCCAAAACAACGAAATAAAAATGGGTGCAGAATTAACCGTTAGGGAGTCACAAGTTGCCATTTTCGTCAATGAAGGTGAAATTGCGGATGTATTTGGGCCAGGACGTCATCTATTATACACACAAAACATGCCCATCTTAACGAAATTAAAGTCGTGGAAGTTTGGATTCGACTCCCCTTTCAAAGCGGAAGTCTATTTTGTGAATACGAAGCAGTTCATCAACCAGAAATGGGGCACTTCGAATCCAATCATGATGCGCGATTCGGAATTTGGCGTCATTCGATTACGTGGCTATGGCATATACTCATATCGCGTATCCGAACCTGTTGTTTTCTTAAAAGAACTGTTTGGCACGAGCGCATCCTATGACACCAGCAGCATTGAGGGTCAGTTGAAAAAAATGGTGCTGTCGGGACTTACAGATCTGTTTGCTGAATCGAATATTGCTGCTCTAGATCTAGCGATGAACTACGACGAATTAAGTGAAAAAGGCAAAGAGAAGATGAAGCAACGATTCAGTACATTCGGATTTGAAATCACTTCGTTGTATATTGAAAACTTATCACTCCCTGAAGAAGTGGAAAAAGTATTGGATCGAAAAACTGCAATGGGTGTTATTGGTAACATGAATCAGTATCAGCAATACCAGGCGGCAGAAGCAATTAGAGATGCGGCGCAAAATGAAGGCGGCGGATTAGCAGGTGCAGGTGCAGGCATTGGTGCAGGGGCTGCGATTGGCAGTGTGATGGCAAACGCTCTCCAAGGCAACCATCAACAAACTAATTCGCCTTCAGCACCGAAACCAGAAAAAATGACTTGCCCTCATTGTCAGGCACTCATTAATACGAACGCAAAGTTTTGCGGCGAATGTGGGGAAACTGTACAAAAGCAAAAAGTGCCATGCATTAGCTGTCAGGCGGCAATAAATGAAGATGCAAAATTCTGCGGGGAATGTGGCGCAAAAAAAGTGACCGAAAAAACATGTGCGAAATGTGGCAAGGTAAATGCCCCGAATACAAAGTTTTGTGGGGACTGTGGCGACAATCTGCAACAGTGA
- a CDS encoding MBL fold metallo-hydrolase — protein sequence MIQKIVIPTPFAVGDVNAFLIKGDTLSLVDAGPKTPEAFEALQQGIKEAGYAFNDIEQVILTHHHPDHAGWIDAFDNAKVLGHVYNDLWLKRDEAFFRYHDAFYLDCLIEEGVPEQYLGWVKKMKRSTALMGERPLDSMLAEGDALPGHPGWTVMETPGHAQSHIVLWDEENRTMIGGDLVLEKVSSNPLIEPPLNPAQGRPHSLLQYNESLKRILTLPVDIIYTGHGNEVRNAHELIESRLVKQRERALKVLAMMNDGSRTIFELTRELFPAVYEKELGLTLSETIGQTDYLVNEGLARETRDEGGVLHYEQA from the coding sequence ATGATACAGAAAATTGTTATACCAACACCATTCGCAGTTGGCGATGTAAATGCATTTCTGATAAAAGGAGATACATTGTCACTCGTTGATGCGGGGCCGAAAACCCCTGAAGCATTTGAAGCATTGCAACAGGGCATCAAGGAAGCTGGGTATGCATTCAACGATATTGAACAAGTCATTTTGACACACCATCATCCTGATCATGCTGGCTGGATTGACGCGTTTGATAACGCTAAAGTTCTTGGTCATGTGTATAACGATTTATGGCTCAAACGGGATGAAGCTTTTTTCCGCTATCATGATGCGTTTTATCTCGATTGTCTTATCGAAGAAGGAGTGCCTGAGCAGTACCTTGGTTGGGTTAAGAAGATGAAACGATCCACTGCACTTATGGGGGAACGTCCACTGGACAGTATGCTTGCCGAGGGTGATGCGCTTCCGGGGCATCCTGGCTGGACAGTTATGGAAACACCTGGCCACGCTCAAAGCCACATCGTCTTATGGGATGAAGAGAATAGAACAATGATTGGTGGAGACTTAGTGCTTGAAAAAGTGTCTTCAAACCCGCTTATTGAACCACCACTTAATCCTGCACAGGGACGGCCGCATTCTCTATTGCAATATAACGAATCGTTGAAACGTATACTGACATTGCCTGTAGACATTATTTATACTGGGCATGGCAATGAAGTACGGAATGCTCACGAACTTATTGAAAGTCGACTAGTGAAACAGCGCGAACGTGCGTTAAAGGTACTTGCTATGATGAACGATGGCTCAAGGACAATTTTCGAATTAACCCGAGAACTGTTCCCGGCTGTCTATGAAAAAGAACTGGGTCTTACACTCTCTGAAACGATTGGGCAAACTGATTACCTTGTCAATGAAGGGCTAGCTCGCGAAACAAGGGATGAAGGCGGCGTCCTGCATTATGAACAAGCATAA
- a CDS encoding SDR family NAD(P)-dependent oxidoreductase has translation MNKHKSILITGATSGVGYALTKRLLAVGYEVWATGRALAVLEELQREGANTIPADFSKKEDVEQLMAKIGSPDVVIFSAGVGSFDFAHETSDEAIQSMMTVNVIAPMQLTKLLLPSMMERRSGHLIFLGSQAGKVATPKASIYAASKHAIIGYTNALRMEVAPFDIHVTTINPGPIDTPFLDLADETGTYRTSLGRHLLTVETVVDAVFKTVGKPVRDVNLPWYMGVTSKLHAVAPTLVERLGRKYFMKK, from the coding sequence ATGAACAAGCATAAATCGATACTCATAACAGGTGCGACTAGCGGGGTTGGGTACGCACTGACTAAACGGCTGTTGGCAGTAGGTTACGAGGTGTGGGCGACAGGTAGGGCACTTGCCGTTTTAGAGGAGTTGCAACGTGAAGGTGCGAATACGATACCTGCGGATTTTTCGAAAAAAGAAGATGTTGAGCAATTGATGGCAAAAATTGGTTCACCCGATGTCGTCATCTTTTCGGCGGGCGTTGGTTCATTCGATTTCGCTCACGAAACGTCTGATGAAGCAATTCAAAGCATGATGACAGTCAACGTAATCGCACCCATGCAGCTGACTAAACTTCTGTTGCCGAGCATGATGGAACGCCGCAGCGGACATTTGATTTTTCTAGGTTCACAAGCCGGAAAAGTGGCAACACCCAAGGCTTCTATTTATGCTGCGTCTAAGCATGCGATTATCGGCTATACGAACGCGCTTCGTATGGAAGTGGCTCCATTCGATATCCATGTGACAACTATTAACCCAGGTCCGATTGACACACCCTTTCTGGATCTCGCGGATGAAACAGGTACTTATCGCACATCACTTGGCAGGCATTTATTGACTGTGGAAACCGTGGTCGATGCGGTGTTTAAAACAGTAGGGAAACCAGTTCGCGATGTGAATTTACCTTGGTATATGGGTGTCACGAGTAAACTCCACGCAGTCGCTCCGACGCTTGTCGAACGGTTGGGGCGGAAGTATTTTATGAAGAAATAA